Genomic segment of Arthrobacter antioxidans:
GAGGTTGGTCGCGTTCTCGAGGACCTCCGGCGAGAGTTCGACGGTCGCCCTGCCCGAGGTGATCGGGACGGAATCCCGGGCGAGCGTGACACCCTCGGGGAAGGCGCTGGTGACCGACCCCTGCAGGTAGGGCGCCGGGCCGGCGAGCATCGCGCCGACGATCCGCGCGGTCACCCCGGTGCGCCGGACGAACCAGCGGGCGTCGGGCACCCAGTACCGGTAGTTGCTGCTGTAGAAATACAGGCTGTGCGAGATGAGGAGATCGCGGGCGCTGCTCTGGGCGAGCATGATGCCGTCCGGGATCTCGTCGATCCGCCATTCGCCGTCGAGCTGGACCATCCGCACGCCCAGGGTCTCCGTCGCGGGGACGACGGTGTTGGTGCGCACCCCGCGGGCGTCGACGGTCCCCGCGGTCTCCAGCTGGATCTGGTAGACGCCCTCGGACTCGCGTTTCTCGACGCGCGGGTCGGACCGGAACAGGACGATCCGCTCCTCGGGCTGCCACGTCGCGCGCAGCTCGGGGCTCAGGAACTGGCGTGCCACGCTGTAGCCGTCGCTCGCCCCCGTCCCGGCGGTGATGAAGTCGCGGAGGATCTGCTCCGGCGTCGCCCCGGGCGCGGGCCCCTCGGGGTCGAACACCGGCGCGACGGCGTCCGGTTCGCCGTCGGACGCCTCGATGACCCCCACCGGCCCCGTCGTCGGGATGGCCGAGCATCCCGTGAGCACGAGGAGGCAGGCGACGAGCAGCACGACGAGCCTGGCGGCGCCGGTGCCGGCACGTTCCCTCCGATGGACGGCCGTCGCGTGATCTCCCACTACTCTCCCTCGCTCGGTCCGTGTGCTGCTTCCGTCTGGTGATCGTGGGCGGGACGTTCCGGCCCGGGTCCGCCGTCCGGCGGCGGCGGCAGGATCAGGGGCGACGACGTCAGCTCCGTCCCCTGGGTCCGGGGCAGCGTCAGGAGGAAGCACGCGCCCTCCCCGGGCATGCCCCACGCCTCGAGCCAGGCGTTGTGCAGCCGGGCGTCCTCCAGGGCGATCGAGAGTCCGAGACCGCTGCCCCCGGTCGTCCGCGCCCGGGCGGGGTCGGCCCGCCAGAAGCGGTCGAACGCCCGCGAGGCCTGCAGCGTGGTCATCCCGATGCCGTGGTCCCGGACCGCGACGGCGACCGCCTCGGGACTGCTCGCTATGTGGATCTCCATCGGCTTCGCCTCGCCGTGCTCGAGGGCGTTGACGATGAGGTTGCGCAGGATGCGGTCGATCCGGCGTGCGTCGGCGTCCGCGATGCACCGCGTCTCCTGCGACACGATCGTGACGTCCGATCCGAGCCGCTCCGCCAGGGGCCGCGCCCCCTCGATCGCATGCTGGACGAGCTGCACGATGTCGACCGATTCCGCCTCGAGGACGGCTGCTCCGGCGTCGAACCGGGAGATCTCGAGCAGGTCAGCGAGCAGCGCCTGGAACCGCTCCACCTGGTCGAACAGGATCTCGGCCGACCGCTTGTTGATGGGGTTGAAGTCCGCACGCGCGTCGTAGAGGACCTCCGCGGCCATCCGGACCGTGGTGAGCGGGGTGCGCAGCTCGTGGGAGACGTCGGACACGAAGCGCTGCTGCATCTGCGACAGCTGGGCCAGCTGGGTGATCTGGTCCTGCAGGCTCCCGGCCATGTGGTTGAAGGAGACGCCGAGCCTGGCCACCTCGTCCTCCCCGCTGACCTCCATGCGCTCCTGCAGCTGGCCCGCGGCGAGCTTCTCCGACACCGATGCCGCGTGGCTCACCGGCCGGACGACGCTCCGCGTCACGTACCAGGCGATCGCACCGATGACGAGCAGGAGGACGACACCGGCCAGCCACAGCACCCGGTGGATGTCGTCGAGGGTGGACTGCATGGCCGACAGATCGTAGTAGACGTACAGCGCGTACGAGGCCTGGTCCGGGGGGAGCTGCACCTGGGTCC
This window contains:
- the mtrB gene encoding MtrAB system histidine kinase MtrB yields the protein MTAATAVRADPAPGAADPRAADGPAAGEGQPEGGPSAAPGPQAARLHAASARARSLLQSVAQRWRRSLQFRTVVATMLLTSVSFVAVGGFLSNQIAGALYDQRFDQFSAEATEELTRTKAVFRESSATDRDTTSRLVLDSVEALVSLDTDAPRHAILVPISGDVLVPTTVSQNGVTASMLPQDLQEAVADGPDIHWAPMQIPVTEDGATDAPGIAFGTQVQLPPDQASYALYVYYDLSAMQSTLDDIHRVLWLAGVVLLLVIGAIAWYVTRSVVRPVSHAASVSEKLAAGQLQERMEVSGEDEVARLGVSFNHMAGSLQDQITQLAQLSQMQQRFVSDVSHELRTPLTTVRMAAEVLYDARADFNPINKRSAEILFDQVERFQALLADLLEISRFDAGAAVLEAESVDIVQLVQHAIEGARPLAERLGSDVTIVSQETRCIADADARRIDRILRNLIVNALEHGEAKPMEIHIASSPEAVAVAVRDHGIGMTTLQASRAFDRFWRADPARARTTGGSGLGLSIALEDARLHNAWLEAWGMPGEGACFLLTLPRTQGTELTSSPLILPPPPDGGPGPERPAHDHQTEAAHGPSEGE